The Kogia breviceps isolate mKogBre1 chromosome 19, mKogBre1 haplotype 1, whole genome shotgun sequence genome contains the following window.
GACCCCCGTAGTCATCGATTACACGCCCTACCTAAAGTTCACCCAGAGGTGAGCAGCCCGATTGCGGCGGGGGGTGCTGGGTGCGGACAGACGACGGCCCTGAGGAGCGGGGACGGCGGGAGACGGGCGGGCTGGGCGGCATCCTGGCCCCCCTCCCCAAGGGGGTGTGGCTGGGGCCGCGCGGGCGGGCAGGGCCGGCCGGTGCCCACTGCGCCCTCCTTCCAAGCTACGACTACCTGACGGACGAGGAGGAGCGGCACAGCGCCGAGAGCAGCACGAGCGAGGACAACTCGCCCGAGCACCCGTACCTGCCGCTCGTCACCGACGAGGACAGCTGGTACAGCAAGTGGCACAAGATGGAACAGAAGTTCCGCATTGTCTACGCGCAGAAGGtgcgcggggcgcggcgggggcggggcggccgcggGGACCCCCTCCTCTCGCCGCCGGGGCTGAGCCGGCGCCCCCGCAGGGCTACCTGGAGGAGCTGGTGCGTCTGCGCGAGTCGCAGCTGAAGGACCTGGAGGCGGAGAACCGGCGGCTGCAGCTGCAGCTGGAGGAGGCGGCGGCGCAGAACCAGCGGGAGAAGCGGGAGCTGGAAGGCGTGATCCTGGAGCTGCAGGAGCAGCTGTGAGTGCCGTCGCGGCCCTGACCCCGGTCCTCGGCCACCCCGACCACATCACCCCAGGGAACCCCCGCCATCGCCCCCACTGGGTCTAACGCCACCTTTCCTGATACCAAGCACCGGCATCAAACCCCTGAGCCCGTCACCGCCACCCGGAGATCCGGCCCCCTCCCCGCCACCGCGACCCCCCACCAACCGGCTCCCCACTTCACCCTCAACTACCCGACATAAGCTAGAATGGCCATTGCTCCCCACTTCACCCTCAACTACCCGACATAAGCTAGAATGGCCATTGAACAGTACTCCTGGAACCCCAAGATTACAATTAAGGACCTCTGATTAATGTGACTCAACGACCTTCAACATGACTGCGTCATTCCCTCTGTTCACCACTCCTCTGATCTGCAGCGTAGGCCCACTGAGCATCATCACCCACCGTGACCCCTGACCTCACCCCTACCCATCCCTCTATCCGTTCCCCTTGAAGTATTTTCATCACCCTGTGACCTCCCAGCATGACTGTGGCACCCCAGGACTCTTCATGATTCCCACACTATTCTGCACCCACCCGCCCATCACCCTGACTGACCCCTGCAACATCTCATTATTCCCCTAACCCCCAGCACGAGTGCACTCATTCCTGTCACCGCCGTGCTCCCCCACCCCGTACCCTCCACTGACTCCCAGGATCTGCCCCACTGAGCCTCAGCATTCATTACCCATTTCTGCTACCCAGGTTTCAATCctaacccctccccccacctcttgcTGAGCCCCTCTTCCCCACTTCTGCTCCCTTTTCCAGCCAGGCCTGaccccccctccccatcccaggaCAGGTCTGATCCCCGGTGACCATGCTCCCCTGGCCCAGGGTTCCAAGGACCTCACCACCCGCCTGGTCAACCAATGGCCGTCACTGGGAACACTCAATGGGGCCGAGGGCGCCAACAACGCTAAGCTCTACCGGAGGTAAGCCCCAGGCAGGCCTGGCTTGGCCTCAGTGCTGCTCCCTCCTCTACCAGGGAAGAGGGGCACTGGGGCCGTGGGCCTCTGCCCGCACACCAGCTCTCTGCTTTGCCACAGACACAGTTTCATGAGCACGGAGCCGCTGTCGGCCGAAGCCAGTCTGAGCTCGGACTCCCAGCGCCTGGGAGAGGGCAAGCGGGACGAGGAGCCCTGGGGCCCCATTGGTGAGCCCCCCAATCCAGCACCCATCCCGGAAGGGCTGAGGCCAGGCCTTGGGGCTTGTAGTCAGGCCCTGGCCActtccctcattcattcaactCTTCCCGAGAGCCTAGCACAGCAACTGAGAGCTTGGTTTGGGGCGTCAGGCAAATCCCAGCTGCGCCTCCTCTGGTTGTGCGAGCTTGGTCACTGATTCCACCTTGCTGAgtccttctcatctgtaaaatggggatgttgTTTAAAATGATCACCAGTGTTGGCACATGGTGAGGGCTCCATGGCTTTTGGCATCACGACACCCTCAAGAGCCCCGCAAATCCTCAGGGAGTTCTTCGCCTAACTAATTTGCTCTTATCTCATGCGCTCTGTGAACCAGTCGCCTGACCGttgtttcccccttttctttggctgccaggaagctcagagccaaaTTAGTGGCTCCCTTCAAGAGAATGTCCAGGACTTCAACGCATGCATTTTGTGTTGCCCTCCCCCTCTGGCTTCACCTTGGTTTCCCACCCTAGTTTTCCCAGTGCCTGGACTAcctgtcttttctttctaaaaaccaCACTGTACTGGATGACCCTAGATCTTCTTTGACACAAGGCAGGCTATGGACATGGAACCCCGCCACACTGTCTGTGATTGTCCGTGTGTCTGTCTCCccaccagactgtgagctccgtgagggcagggactgtgtctcgTCCGTTCTCTGTATCCCCCGTGCTTGGAATGGAACAAGTGCTCACCGTGTGTTTAATAAATGGACAAAGAGAGAGGATGAACCCTCGGGGGGGAGACAGAGACATAAACTGACGATTACAATACAGTGTCCCCAGCTCTGTGCATGGTAAGGGGCAGGTGCTTACCAGGGTTTAACTGAAAAAGGCAAGCGTTCCAGAAATGAGGAAGGTCTCCGGATGGGTGACCTGAGGGCTGTCCCTTCACCACCTGCACCTGTGCACACCCAACTCACACACGCAGACCGGTTggccccgcctcacccgccctcTCTCCCCAGGGAAGGACCCCACGCCCTCCATGCTGGGCCTCTGCGGCTCCCTGGCTTCCATCCCCAGCTGCAAGTCCCTGGCGAGCTTCAAATCCAACGAGTGCCTGGTGAGCGACAGTCCCGAGGGCAGCCCGGCACTGAGCCCCAGCTGAGGAGCGCCATGGGCGGTGCCAGCCCCACCTGCCGCCTCTCCTCAGTCCCCCAGTCCAGGCCCCCCTCCAGAGAATGCTGCCCGCTCAGCCAGGAGTCTCTCGGGAGACACCCTTTGCTTCTAGCCCGGTTCAGCTTCTTGCCCGTAGAGGCAGGCGCTGCCGAGGGAGGCGGCTTGGGCCAAGAGGCAGGGGCACCGGGGCCACAGGGGGCCCTCAGGAAGCTTATTTTTCTGGAGACCCTGCTGCCTGGCTAGCTCCCTACCGGACTCTCCTTCGCtcatctccccaccctcctcagGAGCTGGTGGCCCAGCCTGGCACCGCCGCCTCCCACGCCTCTCCTGTCTGTCCCTGTGTATGCCCCCGAGtcactccttccccagcccccaggctgcGGGGGGCGGCGGGTGGGCGGAGGGCAGCTATGAGGGTAGCAGGCAAATAAAAACCAGAGGACTGAGGGCAGCCTTGTCTGTGGGGGGACTGGGACAGGGCCCTGTTCTGAGGTTGGCAGACTGCGGCGGGGCCGGTGCTGGGCCCGTAACCAAGGTGATGCGAGACCGGATAAAATCAGGTGTGCCCGCTGGGAGCAGACTGATCAGAGTAATTCAAGAGGTGGGGGGCTTCTGTATGAAGTGTCCTAAATATCAGGTCAGCGCAGGGAAGGACCAAAACATGTAAGGACCCCTGCGACCTGATACTCTTTGGTAACTCATTTACCCCAGGCAGAGAAGATGCTGGACATCCTGGGTGGCAGATGGAGAAGGCAAGGCCTGGCAGGGCCCCGTTTCCCTTCCATCATCCTGAGCAATACAGCTTCGGCCTAGAGATCCAGACCCTTCCATTAGGCCAAAGCCTGGCAGTGAAGCCACCCTCCCTCCTGGGTTGTCGCTTAAGTGTACCCGTGGGGAGAGGTCTCACCACCCTCTCAACTCTAGGTCCTTATCCCCACCTGCTCTCACTGCACTGTGGGAGGGGATCCTCTACATAGGTGCCACCCGGGCAGCCAAAGCCGACATCAAGGTCCCTTCCAGGCCTCTTCTGTGCAAATCACTCACCAAATCCTGCTTCCCACCTGCCCCAGAGACCCCCACAATCAGAGGCAGTGGAAAGAAGTTTATAATCTTTAGACTCAAGGAATTAACAAGGGTGGGTGCAGACTATGCCAGGCACAAGGTTTTGCGGCTCCTGGGGACAGGCCCCGCTACAGCAAACCCACAGGGAAAAGAAGGTGGGGAGAAGTTAGCAAATCTGGTCTTGAACTTGAGGGGAGGGCGTGATGATTCCTGGGGCTGGGGAATGAGGGGCAGCAGAAAAAGTGGTCTGAGAGAGGAGGGGTCGGCGTGGGCCCAGAGGGGCAGCCCCCTACCCCTGGGGCTcagagtggggaggaaagaggaaTGAGGCCCCTCCCCACAGCGCTGAGGAAAAGGCACTCGGCTCAGTCTCCTCCTGCCCCACTCCCACCACGGAAGAGGTCGGGTCCTCGTCCCCTCATTCATTTCAAGGGCCCAGAAACTGTTCCTGGTTGAGCCTCTGGAAGAAGTTTTTGCCGAACTCGTAAGTGCTGATCATGATGGCGCAGGACGGGGCGGCCTTGATGATCCTTGGGAGGAAGCCTGcggtgggagggggaggctggggtCAGAGTTCGGGTCCCAGGGAGCCCCACCTCCACTAGGgcgtggacacacacacagacactcacctGCAAAGAGGCCCCTGGTGCCTGACTCAGCCCGGATTCTCCGCAGCAGCAGCCAAGTGGAGTCCGCATGCGGGGGTGTCACTGCAAACCAAGGCGAGGCCCTGTAAGACCCCACTGGGACCCCGCCTGCCCTGCCCGGCACCAGCCAGGGCCCCTCACCTCTCACAGCCTCCACCGCTCCTAGCGCAACCTGGCGCTGAGTCTTCACCACATCGAAGGGTAGAGTCAGGATGGCCGCCACCTGGTGTGGTGGGGAGAGGGCTGGTCTCCGCTCCCGGGACCCCCATCCCCTGCATGTGGCCAGGGTCTGCCAGCCCCAGCTAGAGCTTcagaaggggagggggagcacACTCCTTGACAGGCAAGCAAGGACTCTTTTCCAGAGCATCTGCAATGGCCCTCAGGTCACCCCAAGGACACCTCTACTGGCCACACTCCCAGCCTGGTCAACTCACCGTCCCTGAGATGCCGCCAGCCACAAAGCTGATGCGCACGGAGGTCTGGTCCTTTGGCCTGAGCCCACGCAGCCAGCTCTTCACCAACTCATAATTGAACCAGTACAGAGCTTGGGGGCACAGGGGTTCACTCATCAGAGATGACAAGGGCAGTGGGACGGGCCACGAACCTCCCACCTTCACAGCCCTACATCACAACCGCTCCCTCCCAGCTATGAAGCCTGCCTGCCACGTGCCAGTTCCCGTAACAGGCCCTCTGCAAGAAGTATCCTGTGAGATCCTGGCTGAATATCCCGCCTGCTGGggcccacttcacagatgagatgTTCTTGGCTCTGAGAGTTTACGTGACTTCGAGGTCAGCAGTAGCAAAGCCGGGACTTGGCTGTAGACCTCTTGGGCTCCCTTACCCCAGTCCCTGCACTCCTGGCACCTACCTGAGAAGGGCACATCCCGAAGGGCAGTGGGACCCCAGCCCAGCCACAGTGAGCGCCAGCCGCCTTGAGCCACAGCTGCTCGGACGCAGGTGCCCAGCTCGCGGTATGACAGATGCTGAGCCTGCAGCTTTGTCCGCACCAGCTCCAGGGGGCTGATCACAGTCACAGTGCCCACTGCAGGACCAGTGAGGAGGGGTCAGTTGACAGTCCCAGGGGCAGCCTGCCCAGAGTCTGGGGGCCTTGaacgtccccccccacccctagGCCGGCAGAGGTTGGAGCTGGGAGTCCAGACTGGGCTCCGGCACAGGTGGGGTCAAAGGGAGGTGGAAAGCCCAGGGCTATGCTCACGGCGGGCCAGTGCGCCAGCCACCATGGGTGCGTAGAGATCAGAGGTCAGGGCTCGACCACACAGGAAGGCCTTGAGCTGGTCGTAGGCGGTGAAGTAGATGGCGGTGGCCGGCACGGTCATCACCCTAGGGGTGTGACCAGGTTAGCCAAGACTCCCCAAAGTTCCCAAACCTCCCAAGCTTCCCCTGCCCTACCCAGCCAGCCAACAGGGGAGTAAGGGGTCAGTGGGGTATCAGGGGAAAGCAATACACAGAACTGGGGTTCTCACAGGGTGGCTGGGAGGCCGCTCCACAGGGTCCTCATGCCCTCATGTCTCACAATCTTCACAAAGGCATCCTGGCCAAGCAGACACCAGCCCAGGAGGAGGGAGAATGAACATGAACAAGGCTTGTGGTGGGGCTGGCCCAGACTGGGCCCTAGCCTGATGCCCTTGCTCCTACCCAGTAGCCCCTCAGGCCTCTACACATGGAATTCCCTATTTGGCTCCAAACAGACTCCTATTCACCCTTCAAAATCTTGTGATGGCCCCACCTCCTCAGGAAAGCCCTTCCCAAACTGAACTGGCCACCCCTATGTGCTTTGCCCTCCCCGCTCTTTCCTGGGTCTGCTACCTGACCAATCCGAATCCCTCAGGAATGCCAACAGACCCAGCTAAGGGCACAGCTGCTCCTCACCATGGTGCCAGTGAAGCGACTggggtcctgaaaccaggtgGCACAGCGGGCACCATTTGGGCACAGGTACAGGGGCTCTAGGACACCATTGCAGTACAGGAGGCATTTCCCTGTGGATTGGAGAGAGGAGGgcactggggaaggggaggagcgtTAGCATGACAGAGCCCTGGAACCTCACAGGGAGGTGGTGAGCTCCCATCCCTGGAAGGCCAGCAGAGCCTGGGGTCCCTGGGTGGACGTTCTTGTGTAGGACAGAGGGCTAACTAATATGATCTAGAAGCGCGTGCTAGTCCGTGGCTGTGAGGCCCCTGTGTGCCCTGGGGAGACTGGGACATCCCTCCCCAAGACACTTACAAGTTCCCCATGGCGTGGGGCACTCACATTTGGCGTAGGAGAGGCTCCAGGGTCTGGAGGAAGACATCAGCTCTAAAATACAAGGCACTACCTCAAGTCACAAATgttccccacctgccccagggacCTCATCTCTGGGGATCCCTGGCACCACCCCTATTGGCTCCAGAGTCAGACACTCACCACTGGCCACCGAGGGGCGCTGAGACTGCAAGCGTACCTTCACCACATCCAGGGGGGTCactggaggaggagggcaggtctGAAAGCTCTTTTCAGGACCCCACCCCGATCTCTCATCCAGAGCCAAGTCATTTCTAATCTCTGGTCTGCCCCAGTccccagctgcccccaccccccaccatccCAGGTCTTACTGAAGAGGGAGGTGACCACGGCCCCAGTGCCAGATGCCACCATTTGCTGGAGGGGGCTAATGCCCCCAGGGTCCTGGTCAGCCATCTTGTAGTTTCAGTTCTGAAAAACAAACATCAGTCAATTGGAGCACAAAACCGGagtcagggggagggagagaaaggaggcagaGGCTCTTGGGGACACTAGCTGGACCCCCACCCTACTCACTCACTATGAATTTCACATAACCACTTTTTATAGCAGTTATTGTCAACTCCATCTTGCCAAACgggaaagaggctcagagagatgaggtgacctgcccaaggtcaccatgGGAGTAGTTAGGAAGGAAACGGGGAGAATCATCCACCAGTTAATAGAAGGTAATGACCCACCGCCATTCCTCACTCTCGCCACACAGGCTTACTGTGCACCTCTTCAGTGCAAGTGCCCGGGTTGGCCTGGGGGCCCAAAGATCAAAACGCCTGAGCCGCCCCCCTACGCCCCCCACTCCAGCACCCAGCCCCAAGGCGGGCGCATGTAAGCCTCGAGTCACCAGACGTGGAGAGGTGGAGCCCGGCAGGGAGGGAAAGGTAACAAACCTGAGGGCGGCGAAGGGTCCGTCCACTTTCTGGGACTGCAGGCGGGGGTGCCCGGCCCTCCCCCGCACCCGTCCTCCCGAGGCCGGAGGACCAAGCCCCGAGCCTGTATGGGAAGGACAATCTCTCTGCTCCCTCTCCCGCAAAATCTCTTTCTCGGGGGGGCCGGTCGAGAGTGCGAGAAGTAGGGATGGGGAGACAAGATCGCTCTTCGCCCCTCGGCGACACTCTCTGTCCTGGCCCCGCGCGCAAGGGGCGCCCAGTGGGGCCGACTACGTCGGCCCGCGACTCCCGGCCCCCAGCCAGGCGCGGCTCTGGCTCCCCGGGACCCCCCGAGACCCGACTCCCGCCTCCGCCACCCGCCGGACCCTCAGCCCAGGTCCAGCCCCGCCCACCTGGCTCTAGGCTGGTGCTCGCGCGGCGCGGCGCCCGGGGCCGAGCGGGCCCATAGCGGCTCCGCGGCCGGGACCGCCTCCGCGCGCGCTCGCTAGGCACCAAGGCCGACTCGGAAACTGGACGAGCCCGTCCCGCCCCTGGACGGCGCCGCGAGGCCCCGCCCCCCTATGGGCCGACCCGCCGCCTGCCCGGAGTGAGGCCGGCCCGCCCACTCGCGGCCTCCTCCGGGTCCCGCGCTCACCGGGTCCCGCGCTAATCCGGCCCCGCGCCGCGGGTGCCCCGCCGGGCCCGCGCGCCAAGGTCGTGAGTCTCCACGCCGCGCTTGACCTGGCGGCAGCACCGTACTTGACAGCGTATTGTCGCCACCAGCATCCCGGCCGAGCGCTGCTCCCGCAAACTTTCTAGACGAACGTGGGTAAAGCActctcctcattttcctcatttgtttggcGGCGGGGGGTTTGAATCAGTTCTTCCAAGGCCATGGTGAACGATGAAATAGTGCTGGCAAACATTAGCCCATCgggctctttttttgttttgttttgttttttgcgctacacgggcctctcactgttgtggcctctcccgttgcggagcacaggctccggacgcgcaggctcagcggccatggctcacgggcccagccgctccgcggcacgtgggatcctcccagaccggggcacgaacccgtgtcccctgcatcggcaggcggactctcaaccactgcgccaccagggaagcccccatcggGCTCTTTGCTGAGGTTTTACAACTTCACGGCGACCATATCAAACAGGGTCGTGCCTATTTAACAATCAATTCATCGAGACTGCAACTGCAAAACCACTTGACAAAACTGAGGTGTACCCTGCAGGTGTGCGTAGTGAAGTTGACGAGTAAGTAAGCCAGGCAAGGCAGGCTGGACAGAGAGGAAAGGCTGGCCTGGGAGCCGGGAGACGTGGGTTCAACTGGGTTTAACCTGGGCTTCGTCCCACCtccctgtgaccctgggcaagttacagCACCGCTCTGGGTCTCGGATTCCTCCTTCGCACAGGAATAGGATTGAGTAGGGGAGAATGGGACCGACATTTCTGTGTTGGTTGCTCTCACGAAACCTATTTCTTCTACGTCTCAGAACTTCTAGAAGTAGATCATTATTAATCCCGTTTTACAGAAGacgaaactgaggcttaaagttAAGAACTGGACAAGTACCTCCCCCGCACCACATGGCCTCCCCGGTGACAGGTGGGCGTTAATCCTGCACGTCTCTGATCCCTCTTCTCAGGAGCCTCATTTCTGTCCTGGGCCAGCCCCGCACCCAAGACCCCATCAGCTGTCTCGCTTTTAAAACTTTCGTGTGGCGAGAGTGTCCTAAGAGAAAAACGAACACCGGCTGCGAGCCTGCGCCTTTAAGAAGGGTAGGCCGTGACTTTGACGTCACCAGCTCTTCCGCCCCTCATCCTCAGAATGGTCGCGCCCGGGCCTGGAGTCGCCCAGCCAGCCGGTGCACGCCGGGTTAGCACGTGGGTTCCAAGGGGCCAACCGTATGCTTTCCCTGAGAAAAGACTTTGCGGCTCTTCACCGATAGGAAGCCCGAAATGGGAGGTTGGGAGTGACCCGCGAAGTGCTGCTGATCTAAAGGGCCCTGAGAGAAGCCGCCCTTTACATGCCCTTCCCATACCGACTGAATTCTGAAATgacacaaaataattttataaactgaCAGGGCGAGAACCCAGCCCCTATTAGGGTCCTTTACTCTCTCAAAGTTATGACTTACACAGTTTCACAGCCATCAGCCAAGAGATAACtcccccccattttacagaggaggaaactgaggtccttgTGTGTAATGACTCCTGGTGTGGAGTAGAATCCGGACTTCTACGCACTCTCCCATTTTTCACATGAGAAAATGCAGACCCCAGAGGTCAAGTTGCACCAAGATCACACAAATGAAAGAGCTAGAATTCAAACACCCTCCTACCTGAGTCCAGAGGatctcccatcccatcccattctCAACCAGGGCTCTCTGCTCCCTGCAAATGTTTACTCAGGCCTCAGGCCCCAAGAACTCTAAGATACAGCGTGGTGGGGCTGCATCACTTACCTGCCTCCAGATCAGAGCACTGGGAGGGCGGGACCTGGTTCCAATCTGGGCTGCCTGCTGCAGCAACTGTGGGACCTCTAGCAAGTATCTAGAGTCCTTTAAGCCTTCGTTTCACCCATTTATAAATGAGCTGATAGGGATCAAAATACCCCTGCCTCATGGGAAATTGAGGATGTAATGAGTTAATAGCTCTAAAGTGCTTAGAGCCCTGTCTGGCACTTGGCAAGCAGTCGGTGaccattactattatttttgatTGCCCCCCGCCCCACTCCAGGACCTGTGGCACAGAAAGTTCTGGAAAGGGTCTTTAGAGCAACCAGGATTCTGGTCCCACCTCTGCCTCTAAATGCAGGCACAGGTAGTGATAACTCCTTACACGCCTTCTTCCCCAGAGCAAAGTAGCACAGCCAGGAATCAAATATGgtgacctctgagcctcagtttccttcacaGTAGAATGAGAGGCTTGCACTccatttctggttttcttcttgCAATAGGATGCCTTTGAGATTTGTCActacacctcagtttcctcaactgaaaaTAAGGATGAGTTACCCATCCTGCTAATTTACAGACTCTTAGCTAAAGTCATGTCTGTGAAAAGCTGAGTCGACAAAGTTCTGTAGTCCCACCCAGAGCTGAGTAGATCTCACTCCCTGCCATCCCCTACATGTAAATGCTTGGAGGCTGAGAAAACCTTGGTATAACCAAAGGCCAGCATGCTGGCAACAGTCTGG
Protein-coding sequences here:
- the RUNDC3A gene encoding RUN domain-containing protein 3A isoform X6, yielding MEASFVQTTMALGLSSKKASSRNVAVERRNLITVCRFSVKTLLEKYTAEPIDDSSEEFVNFAAILEQILSHRFKACAPAGPVSWFSSDGQRGFWDYIRLACSKVPNNCVSSIENMENISTARAKGRAWIRVALMEKRMSEYITTALRDTRTTRRFYDSGAIMLREEATVLTGMLIGLSAIDFSFCLKGEVLDGKTPVVIDYTPYLKFTQSYDYLTDEEERHSAESSTSEDNSPEHPYLPLVTDEDSWYSKWHKMEQKFRIVYAQKGYLEELVRLRESQLKDLEAENRRLQLQLEEAAAQNQREKRELEGVILELQEQLTGLIPGDHAPLAQGSKDLTTRLVNQWPSLGTLNGAEGANNAKLYRSSLLCHRHSFMSTEPLSAEASLSSDSQRLGEGKRDEEPWGPIGSSEPN
- the RUNDC3A gene encoding RUN domain-containing protein 3A isoform X9; the encoded protein is MEASFVQTTMALGLSSKKASSRNVAVERRNLITVCRFSVKTLLEKYTAEPIDDSSEEFVNFAAILEQILSHRFKACAPAGPVSWFSSDGQRGFWDYIRLACSKVPNNCVSSIENMENISTARAKGRAWIRVALMEKRMSEYITTALRDTRTTRRFYDSGAIMLREEATVLTGMLIGLSAIDFSFCLKGEVLDGKTPVVIDYTPYLKFTQSYDYLTDEEERHSAESSTSEDNSPEHPYLPLVTDEDSWYSKWHKMEQKFRIVYAQKGYLEELVRLRESQLKDLEAENRRLQLQLEEAAAQNQREKRELEGVILELQEQLTGLIPGDHAPLAQGSKDLTTRLVNQWPSLGTLNGAEGANNAKLYRRHSFMSTEPLSAEASLSSDSQRLGEGKRDEEPWGPIGKDPTPSMLGLCGSLASIPSCKSLASFKSNECLVSDSPEGSPALSPS
- the RUNDC3A gene encoding RUN domain-containing protein 3A isoform X8; amino-acid sequence: MEASFVQTTMALGLSSKKASSRNVAVERRNLITVCRFSVKTLLEKYTAEPIDDSSEEFVNFAAILEQILSHRFKGPVSWFSSDGQRGFWDYIRLACSKVPNNCVSSIENMENISTARAKGRAWIRVALMEKRMSEYITTALRDTRTTRRFYDSGAIMLREEATVLTGMLIGLSAIDFSFCLKGEVLDGKTPVVIDYTPYLKFTQSYDYLTDEEERHSAESSTSEDNSPEHPYLPLVTDEDSWYSKWHKMEQKFRIVYAQKGYLEELVRLRESQLKDLEAENRRLQLQLEEAAAQNQREKRELEGVILELQEQLTGLIPGDHAPLAQGSKDLTTRLVNQWPSLGTLNGAEGANNAKLYRRHSFMSTEPLSAEASLSSDSQRLGEGKRDEEPWGPIGSSEPN
- the RUNDC3A gene encoding RUN domain-containing protein 3A isoform X7; its protein translation is MEASFVQTTMALGLSSKKASSRNVAVERRNLITVCRFSVKTLLEKYTAEPIDDSSEEFVNFAAILEQILSHRFKACAPAGPVSWFSSDGQRGFWDYIRLACSKVPNNCVSSIENMENISTARAKGRAWIRVALMEKRMSEYITTALRDTRTTRRFYDSGAIMLREEATVLTGMLIGLSAIDFSFCLKGEVLDGKTPVVIDYTPYLKFTQSYDYLTDEEERHSAESSTSEDNSPEHPYLPLVTDEDSWYSKWHKMEQKFRIVYAQKGYLEELVRLRESQLKDLEAENRRLQLQLEEAAAQNQREKRELEGVILELQEQLTGLIPGDHAPLAQGSKDLTTRLVNQWPSLGTLNGAEGANNAKLYRRHSFMSTEPLSAEASLSSDSQRLGEGKRDEEPWGPIGSSEPN
- the RUNDC3A gene encoding RUN domain-containing protein 3A isoform X5, which translates into the protein MEASFVQTTMALGLSSKKASSRNVAVERRNLITVCRFSVKTLLEKYTAEPIDDSSEEFVNFAAILEQILSHRFKGPVSWFSSDGQRGFWDYIRLACSKVPNNCVSSIENMENISTARAKGRAWIRVALMEKRMSEYITTALRDTRTTRRFYDSGAIMLREEATVLTGMLIGLSAIDFSFCLKGEVLDGKTPVVIDYTPYLKFTQSYDYLTDEEERHSAESSTSEDNSPEHPYLPLVTDEDSWYSKWHKMEQKFRIVYAQKGYLEELVRLRESQLKDLEAENRRLQLQLEEAAAQNQREKRELEGVILELQEQLTGLIPGDHAPLAQGSKDLTTRLVNQWPSLGTLNGAEGANNAKLYRRHSFMSTEPLSAEASLSSDSQRLGEGKRDEEPWGPIGKDPTPSMLGLCGSLASIPSCKSLASFKSNECLVSDSPEGSPALSPS
- the RUNDC3A gene encoding RUN domain-containing protein 3A isoform X1, yielding MEASFVQTTMALGLSSKKASSRNVAVERRNLITVCRFSVKTLLEKYTAEPIDDSSEEFVNFAAILEQILSHRFKACAPAGPVSWFSSDGQRGFWDYIRLACSKVPNNCVSSIENMENISTARAKGRAWIRVALMEKRMSEYITTALRDTRTTRRFYDSGAIMLREEATVLTGMLIGLSAIDFSFCLKGEVLDGKTPVVIDYTPYLKFTQSYDYLTDEEERHSAESSTSEDNSPEHPYLPLVTDEDSWYSKWHKMEQKFRIVYAQKGYLEELVRLRESQLKDLEAENRRLQLQLEEAAAQNQREKRELEGVILELQEQLTGLIPGDHAPLAQGSKDLTTRLVNQWPSLGTLNGAEGANNAKLYRSSLLCHRHSFMSTEPLSAEASLSSDSQRLGEGKRDEEPWGPIGKDPTPSMLGLCGSLASIPSCKSLASFKSNECLVSDSPEGSPALSPS
- the RUNDC3A gene encoding RUN domain-containing protein 3A isoform X3 — protein: MEASFVQTTMALGLSSKKASSRNVAVERRNLITVCRFSVKTLLEKYTAEPIDDSSEEFVNFAAILEQILSHRFKGPVSWFSSDGQRGFWDYIRLACSKVPNNCVSSIENMENISTARAKGRAWIRVALMEKRMSEYITTALRDTRTTRRFYDSGAIMLREEATVLTGMLIGLSAIDFSFCLKGEVLDGKTPVVIDYTPYLKFTQSYDYLTDEEERHSAESSTSEDNSPEHPYLPLVTDEDSWYSKWHKMEQKFRIVYAQKGYLEELVRLRESQLKDLEAENRRLQLQLEEAAAQNQREKRELEGVILELQEQLTGLIPGDHAPLAQGSKDLTTRLVNQWPSLGTLNGAEGANNAKLYRSSLLCHRHSFMSTEPLSAEASLSSDSQRLGEGKRDEEPWGPIGKDPTPSMLGLCGSLASIPSCKSLASFKSNECLVSDSPEGSPALSPS
- the RUNDC3A gene encoding RUN domain-containing protein 3A isoform X4 translates to MEASFVQTTMALGLSSKKASSRNVAVERRNLITVCRFSVKTLLEKYTAEPIDDSSEEFVNFAAILEQILSHRFKAGPVSWFSSDGQRGFWDYIRLACSKVPNNCVSSIENMENISTARAKGRAWIRVALMEKRMSEYITTALRDTRTTRRFYDSGAIMLREEATVLTGMLIGLSAIDFSFCLKGEVLDGKTPVVIDYTPYLKFTQSYDYLTDEEERHSAESSTSEDNSPEHPYLPLVTDEDSWYSKWHKMEQKFRIVYAQKGYLEELVRLRESQLKDLEAENRRLQLQLEEAAAQNQREKRELEGVILELQEQLTGLIPGDHAPLAQGSKDLTTRLVNQWPSLGTLNGAEGANNAKLYRRHSFMSTEPLSAEASLSSDSQRLGEGKRDEEPWGPIGKDPTPSMLGLCGSLASIPSCKSLASFKSNECLVSDSPEGSPALSPS
- the RUNDC3A gene encoding RUN domain-containing protein 3A isoform X2 — encoded protein: MEASFVQTTMALGLSSKKASSRNVAVERRNLITVCRFSVKTLLEKYTAEPIDDSSEEFVNFAAILEQILSHRFKAGPVSWFSSDGQRGFWDYIRLACSKVPNNCVSSIENMENISTARAKGRAWIRVALMEKRMSEYITTALRDTRTTRRFYDSGAIMLREEATVLTGMLIGLSAIDFSFCLKGEVLDGKTPVVIDYTPYLKFTQSYDYLTDEEERHSAESSTSEDNSPEHPYLPLVTDEDSWYSKWHKMEQKFRIVYAQKGYLEELVRLRESQLKDLEAENRRLQLQLEEAAAQNQREKRELEGVILELQEQLTGLIPGDHAPLAQGSKDLTTRLVNQWPSLGTLNGAEGANNAKLYRSSLLCHRHSFMSTEPLSAEASLSSDSQRLGEGKRDEEPWGPIGKDPTPSMLGLCGSLASIPSCKSLASFKSNECLVSDSPEGSPALSPS